One genomic region from Salvia hispanica cultivar TCC Black 2014 chromosome 2, UniMelb_Shisp_WGS_1.0, whole genome shotgun sequence encodes:
- the LOC125205419 gene encoding uncharacterized protein LOC125205419 isoform X3: MTGGRCQRRRKGMAGGGRGAAQAKVIGSNCGSPNLKREFTEKPSYSLEFTKLPPACRVELGLYAQAFKALSFRSPFDSEDSQVPTALVSSGNSLPSGVSHLLSRQSDSRKRHKKLHSSSEHKKSSASGRSRGNNFWAENEEYFRELTAEDVERLQRVSNVGCSSSEKCFLVPALDNDESLCNRYGMINRMLSRACEDSLNLENSVELNPGVKIEKEENGPCSMDIVDDDEVERKELEIIEENGADERLNSEEVTTSCSGVEWLLGSRNRIYLASERPSKKRKLFGKDAGLDKLLAVRPVEGLESVCHYCSYGDIGDLLNKLIKCSSCGMVVHQKCYGVQEDVDGLWLCSWCKWRNIVDMSVEKPCLLCPKQGGALKPVLERGLGNENDESKSKFAHLFCCLWMPEVYLDNIGTTESIINMEELKDTRRKIICYLCKVKHGTCVRCSNGSCRASFHPICAREAKHRMEIWGKIRSDEVELRAFCSKHSEVQSDSGCQDIGDIPLTADLDLRKLNDVVLDGEDLVDSTSSDNHPENGVALRTALHSADRNGNEGVDTCGPPNFSMVLKKLIDLGKVNAGDLASEIGVSADSLNTVLKENHMVPELQYKLLKWLKTHVHVGNLQKTLQVMIRSSLGSKPMLGVAEGVGDVSIEESDISDAVPVKSVPPRRRTKSSVWTMKDDNSCLSTDKTHNETTEGDACLSLLVGEHSNDVLSDSWPDESKTVLPGPQQQQDNSANNSVKIEDELRALVQCLSEDDLVGETKQSQTMDACSLVFRNGEVNHASYIHPFIYCKLMQTKSDMLEKVVSDQSAVLRDREVSQMKVSSSSGLGCNIDNRPATSSDQTTSCEGLNIDQLAKARNLGILKLSPGDEVEGALIYYQQQLICNATMRKRISDDLISKVVRSLPQELDAAGKQKWDAVLVSQYNLELREAKKQGRKERRHKEAQAVLAAATAAAAASSRISSLRKDTLEDQHEDLHKNGSSDVRPGFYSKLNPRAKETTSRAAVVRSSSDVNSDSARSTSEFLKDHPRTCDVCRRPETALNPVLVCSSCKITVHMDCYCSDRSATGPWHCELCEDLFSSRGSGALATNSWEKPYYVAECGLCGGTAGAFRKSVGGQWIHALCAEWVLESTYKRGQVSPIVGMDNVSRGCDTCTVCRRKQGVCLKCSYGHCQTTFHPTCARSAGFYMTVRTNGDKLQHKAYCEKHSVEQKAKADTQKHGVEEFKSLKQVRVELERLRLLCERIIKREKLKRELVLCSHDILASSRDSVLSNLARHPFYQPEVSSESATTSIKGYTDGYTSSEMIQRSDDISVDSTVAGKRRVKIPMTVDNDQRTEDSSTSQNVNSLKPPERQSFAGKKIPQRPSAKPRNPSNDTEKRTRSRKDVPSC; the protein is encoded by the exons ATGACTGGCGGCAGATGCCAGAGGCGGAGGAAGGGGATGGCCGGTGGTGGTAGGGGCGCCGCCCAGGCGAAGGTAATTGGTTCGAATTGCGGCAGCCCTAATTTGAAGCGGGAATTTACGGAAAAGCCCTCGTATTCTTTGGAATTTACGAAATTGCCCCCGGCTTGTAGAGTTGAGCTTGGTTTGTATGCTCAAGCTTTCAAGGCGCTGTCGTTTCGTTCCCCCTTTGATTCGGAGGACTCTCAAGTGCCCACCGCGTTGGTTTCTAGTGGGAACAGTTTACCTAGTGGGGTGTCGCATTTGTTGAGTAGGCAATCGGATAGTAGGAAACGGCACAAGAAGTTGCACTCGAGCTCGGAGCACAAGAAGTCCTCGGCCTCGGGGAGGTCTCGGGGGAACAACTTTTGGGCGGAGAATGAGGAATATTTTCGTGAATTGACTGCTGAGGATGTCGAGAGGCTTCAGAGGGTTTCGAATGTTGGGTGTTCGAGCAGTGAGAAGTGTTTCTTAGTCCCGGCTTTGGATAATGATGAAAGTTTGTGTAACCGATATGGCATGATCAATAGGATGCTTTCAAGAGCCTGTGAGGACAGCTTGAACTTGGAAAATAGTGTTGAGTTGAACCCGGGTGTGAAGattgagaaagaagagaatggGCCTTGTTCTATGGATattgttgatgatgatgaagtcGAAAGAAAGGAATTGgaaattattgaagaaaatggtgCTGACGAAAGACTGAATAGCGAGGAAGTTACTACTTCTTGTAGTGGTGTAGAATGGCTTCTAGGTTCAAGGAACAGGATTTATTTGGCATCAGAGCGGCCCTCCAAGAAACGAAAGCTTTTCGGGAAAGATGCTGGGCTGGACAAGCTCCTTGCAGTACGTCCAGTTGAAGGTTTAGAGTCTGTGTGCCATTATTGTAGTTATGGTGACATTGGCGACCTCTTGAATAAGTTGATCAAGTGTTCTTCTTGTGGGATGGTGGTGCATCAAAAGTGTTATGGAGTTCAAGAAGATGTAGATGGTTTGTGGTTATGCTCATGGTGTAAATGGAGGAATATTGTGGACATGAGTGTAGAGAAACCATGTTTACTCTGTCCAAAGCAAGGTGGTGCCCTGAAACCTGTGCTGGAAAGAGGACTTGGAAACGAGAATGACGAGTCTAAGTCGAAGTTCgctcatttattttgttgccTGTGGATGCCTGAGGTTTATCTTGATAACATTGGTACAACGGAATCTATCATTAATATGGAAGAATTGAAGGACACAAGAAGGAAGATAATTTGTTATTTGTGCAAGGTTAAGCACGGTACCTGTGTCCGATGCAGCAATG GATCGTGCAGAGCATCGTTCCATCCTATTTGTGCAAGGGAAGCAAAACACAGAATGGAGATATGGGGCAAGATTAGATCTGATGag GTTGAATTGCGTGCTTTTTGTTCAAAGCATTCAGAAGTCCAGTCTGACAGTGGCTGTCAAGATATTGGGGACATTCCGTTGACAG CTGATTTGGATCTTCGCAAGCTGAATGATGTTGTTCTGGATGGGGAGGACTTGGTAGATAGTACAAGTTCTGACAATCACCCAGAAAATGGAGTTGCACTTCGTACTGCTCTTCATTCTGCAGATAGGAATGGCAATGAGGGCGTCGATACTTGCGGTCCTCCCAATTTCTCTATGGTTTTGAAGAAG TTGATCGATCTAGGGAAAGTTAATGCTGGAGATCTCGCCTCAGAGATTGGTGTTTCTGCTGATTCTTTAAATACAGTACTCAAG GAAAATCACATGGTTCCTGAGTTGCAATATAAATTACTTAAATGGTTGAAGACCCATGTTCATGTTGGTAACCTACAAAAGACTTTGCAAGTGATGATTAGATCATCTTTAGGATCAAAGCCCATGCTAGGTGTAGCTGAAGGTGTTGGTGATGTTTCAATAGAGGAGTCTGATATCTCTGACGCTGTTCCAGTTAAATCTGTGCCACCTCGGAGAAGAACCAAAAGCAGTGTGTGGACTATGAAAGACGATAACTCATGCCTTTCAACTGACAAGACTCACAACGAAACAACTGAGGGCGATGCCTGTCTATCTCTTCTTGTTGGAGAACACTCCAATGACGTGCTAAGTGACTCCTGGCCGGATGAGTCCAAAACG GTTTTGCCCGGTCCTCAGCAACAGCAAGATAATTCAGCAAATAATTCTGTCAAAATTGAAG ACGAGCTCAGAGCTCTAGTGCAGTGTCTCTCTGAAGATGATCTGGTTGGGGAAACCAAACAATCTCAGACGATGGATGCCTGTTCACTCGTTTTCAG aaATGGGGAAGTAAACCATGCTTCATACATCCATCCATTTATCTACTGTAAATTGATGCAGACCAAGAGTGACATGCTTGAAAAAGTTGTATCCGACCAGTCTGCAG TTTTGAGAGATCGGGAAGTTTCGCAGATGAAAGTATCTTCCAGTTCAGGTCTTGGTTGCAATATTGATAACCGTCCAGCTACATCTTCTGACCAGACTACCAGTTGTGAGGGTTTGAATATTGATCAATTGGCCAAGGCAAGAAACCTGGGTATATTAAAACTATCTCCTGGAGATGAAGTGGAAGGAGCGCTTATATATTATCAACAACAGCTCATTTGCAATGCTACTATGAGAAAACGAATAAGTG ATGATTTGATTTCAAAGGTTGTTAGGAGTCTTCCACAGGAGTTAGATGCTGCAGGAAAACAAAAATGGGATGCTGTTCTGGTTAGTCAGTATAATCTTGAGCTTAGAGAAGCCAAAAAGCAGGGAAGGAAAGAACGTAGGCATAAAGAAGCTCAAGCTGTACTGGCTGCTGCAACTGCTGCAGCTGCAGCTTCCTCTAGAATATCATCACTTAGGAAGGACACACTAGAAGATCAACATGAG GATCTTCATAAGAATGGTTCATCTGATGTAAGACCTGGGTTCTACTCCAAGCTCAATCCTCGAGCAAAAGAGACTACTTCAAGGGCTGCTGTCGTGAGGTCTTCATCTGATGTGAACTCGGATTCTGCCCGGTCAACTTCTGAGTTCTTGAAAGACCATCCTAGGACATGTGACGTATGCAGACGTCCAGAGACTGCCTTGAATCCTGTTTTAGTTTGTTCAAGTTGCAAG ATTACAGTTCACATGGATTGCTACTGTAGTGATAGAAGTGCCACTGGGCCATGGCACTGTGAATTGTGTGAGGACTTATTTTCTTCTCGGGGTTCGGGAGCTCTGGCAACAAATTCTTGGGAGAAGCCCTACTATGTTGCCGAATGTGGTCTATGTGGAGGCACTGCAGGTGCTTTTAGAAAGTCAGTTGGTGGCCAATGGATACATGCCTTATGTGCTGAA TGGGTTTTAGAGTCAACATACAAAAGGGGACAAGTCAGTCCTATTGTGGGCATG GATAATGTGTCTAGGGGATGTGATACTTGCACTGTTTGCCGTCGAAAACAGGGTGTTTGCCTTAAG TGTAGTTACGGTCACTGTCAAACCACATTTCATCCTACTTGTGCTAGAAGTGCTGGTTTCTACATGACTGTGAGGACTAATGGTGACAAGTTGCAGCATAAGGCTTACTGTGAAAAGCACAGTGTTGAACAAAAAGCAAAG GCTGACACTCAGAAGCATGGTGTGGAAGAGTTCAAGAGCCTTAAGCAAGTCAGG GTTGAATTGGAGAGATTGCGACTTTTGTGCGAGAGAATTATAAAAAGGGAGAAATTGAAA CGTGAATTGGTTCTTTGCTCTCATGATATTCTTGCTTCAAGTCGAGACTCCGTTTTGTCTAACTTGGCTCGTCATCCATTTTACCAACCTGAAGTTAGTTCAGAATCTGCAACAACCTCCATCAAAGGTTACACTGATGGTTACACAAGCAGTGAAATGATTCAAAGATCAGATGACATATCGGTCGACAGCACAGTCGCTGGTAAGAGGCGTGTTAAAATCCCCATGACCGTGGATAACGATCAGAGAACAGAGGACAGTTCAACATCGCAGAATGTCAATTCTCTGAAACCACCAGAGAGACAGTCTTTTGCTGGGAAGAAAATCCCCCAGAGACCTTCCGCCAAACCGAGGAATCCCTCCAATGACACTGAAAAACGAACGAGAAGTAGAAAA GATGTGCCTTCTTGTTAA
- the LOC125205419 gene encoding uncharacterized protein LOC125205419 isoform X4, with protein sequence MTGGRCQRRRKGMAGGGRGAAQAKVIGSNCGSPNLKREFTEKPSYSLEFTKLPPACRVELGLYAQAFKALSFRSPFDSEDSQVPTALVSSGNSLPSGVSHLLSRQSDSRKRHKKLHSSSEHKKSSASGRSRGNNFWAENEEYFRELTAEDVERLQRVSNVGCSSSEKCFLVPALDNDESLCNRYGMINRMLSRACEDSLNLENSVELNPGVKIEKEENGPCSMDIVDDDEVERKELEIIEENGADERLNSEEVTTSCSGVEWLLGSRNRIYLASERPSKKRKLFGKDAGLDKLLAVRPVEGLESVCHYCSYGDIGDLLNKLIKCSSCGMVVHQKCYGVQEDVDGLWLCSWCKWRNIVDMSVEKPCLLCPKQGGALKPVLERGLGNENDESKSKFAHLFCCLWMPEVYLDNIGTTESIINMEELKDTRRKIICYLCKVKHGTCVRCSNGSCRASFHPICAREAKHRMEIWGKIRSDEVELRAFCSKHSEVQSDSGCQDIGDIPLTADLDLRKLNDVVLDGEDLVDSTSSDNHPENGVALRTALHSADRNGNEGVDTCGPPNFSMVLKKLIDLGKVNAGDLASEIGVSADSLNTVLKENHMVPELQYKLLKWLKTHVHVGNLQKTLQVMIRSSLGSKPMLGVAEGVGDVSIEESDISDAVPVKSVPPRRRTKSSVWTMKDDNSCLSTDKTHNETTEGDACLSLLVGEHSNDVLSDSWPDESKTVLPGPQQQQDNSANNSVKIEDELRALVQCLSEDDLVGETKQSQTMDACSLVFRNGEVNHASYIHPFIYCKLMQTKSDMLEKVVSDQSAVLRDREVSQMKVSSSSGLGCNIDNRPATSSDQTTSCEGLNIDQLAKARNLGILKLSPGDEVEGALIYYQQQLICNATMRKRISDDLISKVVRSLPQELDAAGKQKWDAVLVSQYNLELREAKKQGRKERRHKEAQAVLAAATAAAAASSRISSLRKDTLEDQHEDLHKNGSSDVRPGFYSKLNPRAKETTSRAAVVRSSSDVNSDSARSTSEFLKDHPRTCDVCRRPETALNPVLVCSSCKITVHMDCYCSDRSATGPWHCELCEDLFSSRGSGALATNSWEKPYYVAECGLCGGTAGAFRKSVGGQWIHALCAEWVLESTYKRGQVSPIVGMDNVSRGCDTCTVCRRKQGVCLKCSYGHCQTTFHPTCARSAGFYMTVRTNGDKLQHKAYCEKHSVEQKAKADTQKHGVEEFKSLKQVRVELERLRLLCERIIKREKLKRELVLCSHDILASSRDSVLSNLARHPFYQPEVSSESATTSIKGYTDGYTSSEMIQRSDDISVDSTVAGKRRVKIPMTVDNDQRTEDSSTSQNVNSLKPPERQSFAGKKIPQRPSAKPRNPSNDTEKRTRSRKVRP encoded by the exons ATGACTGGCGGCAGATGCCAGAGGCGGAGGAAGGGGATGGCCGGTGGTGGTAGGGGCGCCGCCCAGGCGAAGGTAATTGGTTCGAATTGCGGCAGCCCTAATTTGAAGCGGGAATTTACGGAAAAGCCCTCGTATTCTTTGGAATTTACGAAATTGCCCCCGGCTTGTAGAGTTGAGCTTGGTTTGTATGCTCAAGCTTTCAAGGCGCTGTCGTTTCGTTCCCCCTTTGATTCGGAGGACTCTCAAGTGCCCACCGCGTTGGTTTCTAGTGGGAACAGTTTACCTAGTGGGGTGTCGCATTTGTTGAGTAGGCAATCGGATAGTAGGAAACGGCACAAGAAGTTGCACTCGAGCTCGGAGCACAAGAAGTCCTCGGCCTCGGGGAGGTCTCGGGGGAACAACTTTTGGGCGGAGAATGAGGAATATTTTCGTGAATTGACTGCTGAGGATGTCGAGAGGCTTCAGAGGGTTTCGAATGTTGGGTGTTCGAGCAGTGAGAAGTGTTTCTTAGTCCCGGCTTTGGATAATGATGAAAGTTTGTGTAACCGATATGGCATGATCAATAGGATGCTTTCAAGAGCCTGTGAGGACAGCTTGAACTTGGAAAATAGTGTTGAGTTGAACCCGGGTGTGAAGattgagaaagaagagaatggGCCTTGTTCTATGGATattgttgatgatgatgaagtcGAAAGAAAGGAATTGgaaattattgaagaaaatggtgCTGACGAAAGACTGAATAGCGAGGAAGTTACTACTTCTTGTAGTGGTGTAGAATGGCTTCTAGGTTCAAGGAACAGGATTTATTTGGCATCAGAGCGGCCCTCCAAGAAACGAAAGCTTTTCGGGAAAGATGCTGGGCTGGACAAGCTCCTTGCAGTACGTCCAGTTGAAGGTTTAGAGTCTGTGTGCCATTATTGTAGTTATGGTGACATTGGCGACCTCTTGAATAAGTTGATCAAGTGTTCTTCTTGTGGGATGGTGGTGCATCAAAAGTGTTATGGAGTTCAAGAAGATGTAGATGGTTTGTGGTTATGCTCATGGTGTAAATGGAGGAATATTGTGGACATGAGTGTAGAGAAACCATGTTTACTCTGTCCAAAGCAAGGTGGTGCCCTGAAACCTGTGCTGGAAAGAGGACTTGGAAACGAGAATGACGAGTCTAAGTCGAAGTTCgctcatttattttgttgccTGTGGATGCCTGAGGTTTATCTTGATAACATTGGTACAACGGAATCTATCATTAATATGGAAGAATTGAAGGACACAAGAAGGAAGATAATTTGTTATTTGTGCAAGGTTAAGCACGGTACCTGTGTCCGATGCAGCAATG GATCGTGCAGAGCATCGTTCCATCCTATTTGTGCAAGGGAAGCAAAACACAGAATGGAGATATGGGGCAAGATTAGATCTGATGag GTTGAATTGCGTGCTTTTTGTTCAAAGCATTCAGAAGTCCAGTCTGACAGTGGCTGTCAAGATATTGGGGACATTCCGTTGACAG CTGATTTGGATCTTCGCAAGCTGAATGATGTTGTTCTGGATGGGGAGGACTTGGTAGATAGTACAAGTTCTGACAATCACCCAGAAAATGGAGTTGCACTTCGTACTGCTCTTCATTCTGCAGATAGGAATGGCAATGAGGGCGTCGATACTTGCGGTCCTCCCAATTTCTCTATGGTTTTGAAGAAG TTGATCGATCTAGGGAAAGTTAATGCTGGAGATCTCGCCTCAGAGATTGGTGTTTCTGCTGATTCTTTAAATACAGTACTCAAG GAAAATCACATGGTTCCTGAGTTGCAATATAAATTACTTAAATGGTTGAAGACCCATGTTCATGTTGGTAACCTACAAAAGACTTTGCAAGTGATGATTAGATCATCTTTAGGATCAAAGCCCATGCTAGGTGTAGCTGAAGGTGTTGGTGATGTTTCAATAGAGGAGTCTGATATCTCTGACGCTGTTCCAGTTAAATCTGTGCCACCTCGGAGAAGAACCAAAAGCAGTGTGTGGACTATGAAAGACGATAACTCATGCCTTTCAACTGACAAGACTCACAACGAAACAACTGAGGGCGATGCCTGTCTATCTCTTCTTGTTGGAGAACACTCCAATGACGTGCTAAGTGACTCCTGGCCGGATGAGTCCAAAACG GTTTTGCCCGGTCCTCAGCAACAGCAAGATAATTCAGCAAATAATTCTGTCAAAATTGAAG ACGAGCTCAGAGCTCTAGTGCAGTGTCTCTCTGAAGATGATCTGGTTGGGGAAACCAAACAATCTCAGACGATGGATGCCTGTTCACTCGTTTTCAG aaATGGGGAAGTAAACCATGCTTCATACATCCATCCATTTATCTACTGTAAATTGATGCAGACCAAGAGTGACATGCTTGAAAAAGTTGTATCCGACCAGTCTGCAG TTTTGAGAGATCGGGAAGTTTCGCAGATGAAAGTATCTTCCAGTTCAGGTCTTGGTTGCAATATTGATAACCGTCCAGCTACATCTTCTGACCAGACTACCAGTTGTGAGGGTTTGAATATTGATCAATTGGCCAAGGCAAGAAACCTGGGTATATTAAAACTATCTCCTGGAGATGAAGTGGAAGGAGCGCTTATATATTATCAACAACAGCTCATTTGCAATGCTACTATGAGAAAACGAATAAGTG ATGATTTGATTTCAAAGGTTGTTAGGAGTCTTCCACAGGAGTTAGATGCTGCAGGAAAACAAAAATGGGATGCTGTTCTGGTTAGTCAGTATAATCTTGAGCTTAGAGAAGCCAAAAAGCAGGGAAGGAAAGAACGTAGGCATAAAGAAGCTCAAGCTGTACTGGCTGCTGCAACTGCTGCAGCTGCAGCTTCCTCTAGAATATCATCACTTAGGAAGGACACACTAGAAGATCAACATGAG GATCTTCATAAGAATGGTTCATCTGATGTAAGACCTGGGTTCTACTCCAAGCTCAATCCTCGAGCAAAAGAGACTACTTCAAGGGCTGCTGTCGTGAGGTCTTCATCTGATGTGAACTCGGATTCTGCCCGGTCAACTTCTGAGTTCTTGAAAGACCATCCTAGGACATGTGACGTATGCAGACGTCCAGAGACTGCCTTGAATCCTGTTTTAGTTTGTTCAAGTTGCAAG ATTACAGTTCACATGGATTGCTACTGTAGTGATAGAAGTGCCACTGGGCCATGGCACTGTGAATTGTGTGAGGACTTATTTTCTTCTCGGGGTTCGGGAGCTCTGGCAACAAATTCTTGGGAGAAGCCCTACTATGTTGCCGAATGTGGTCTATGTGGAGGCACTGCAGGTGCTTTTAGAAAGTCAGTTGGTGGCCAATGGATACATGCCTTATGTGCTGAA TGGGTTTTAGAGTCAACATACAAAAGGGGACAAGTCAGTCCTATTGTGGGCATG GATAATGTGTCTAGGGGATGTGATACTTGCACTGTTTGCCGTCGAAAACAGGGTGTTTGCCTTAAG TGTAGTTACGGTCACTGTCAAACCACATTTCATCCTACTTGTGCTAGAAGTGCTGGTTTCTACATGACTGTGAGGACTAATGGTGACAAGTTGCAGCATAAGGCTTACTGTGAAAAGCACAGTGTTGAACAAAAAGCAAAG GCTGACACTCAGAAGCATGGTGTGGAAGAGTTCAAGAGCCTTAAGCAAGTCAGG GTTGAATTGGAGAGATTGCGACTTTTGTGCGAGAGAATTATAAAAAGGGAGAAATTGAAA CGTGAATTGGTTCTTTGCTCTCATGATATTCTTGCTTCAAGTCGAGACTCCGTTTTGTCTAACTTGGCTCGTCATCCATTTTACCAACCTGAAGTTAGTTCAGAATCTGCAACAACCTCCATCAAAGGTTACACTGATGGTTACACAAGCAGTGAAATGATTCAAAGATCAGATGACATATCGGTCGACAGCACAGTCGCTGGTAAGAGGCGTGTTAAAATCCCCATGACCGTGGATAACGATCAGAGAACAGAGGACAGTTCAACATCGCAGAATGTCAATTCTCTGAAACCACCAGAGAGACAGTCTTTTGCTGGGAAGAAAATCCCCCAGAGACCTTCCGCCAAACCGAGGAATCCCTCCAATGACACTGAAAAACGAACGAGAAGTAGAAAAGTACGTCCATGA